A DNA window from Thermosynechococcaceae cyanobacterium Okahandja contains the following coding sequences:
- a CDS encoding response regulator transcription factor, producing the protein MAATLLLVDDEPGLREAVTAYLEESGFEVAAVPSGQAALDYLQHHVPDLIITDIMMPQMDGYAFLEQVRQQPHLNHIPVIFLTARGMKRDRIQGYDAGCDAYLSKPFDPDELVAIINNILRRQAAARDDAEPNLASLAQQIAELRAMLLQEGARPKPNPTLQLDLTPREASVLELVVQGLMNKEIASRLNTSVRNIEKYVSRLFVKTGTSSRTELVRFALENHLV; encoded by the coding sequence ATGGCTGCAACCTTACTGTTAGTGGATGATGAACCGGGTCTGCGGGAGGCGGTCACTGCCTATCTCGAAGAAAGCGGCTTTGAGGTCGCCGCCGTGCCCAGCGGCCAAGCGGCCCTCGACTACTTGCAGCACCATGTGCCCGACCTCATCATCACCGATATTATGATGCCGCAAATGGATGGGTATGCCTTTTTAGAACAGGTGCGGCAGCAACCCCACCTGAACCACATTCCGGTCATCTTTTTAACGGCGCGGGGCATGAAGCGGGATCGGATTCAGGGCTATGATGCCGGATGTGATGCTTACCTCTCCAAGCCCTTTGACCCCGATGAACTAGTGGCCATTATCAACAATATTTTACGGCGACAAGCGGCAGCCCGTGATGATGCTGAACCCAACCTTGCCAGTCTTGCGCAGCAAATTGCCGAACTGCGCGCCATGCTCCTGCAGGAGGGTGCCCGCCCAAAACCCAACCCCACTCTTCAACTCGATTTAACGCCGCGGGAAGCCAGCGTCTTAGAGCTAGTGGTGCAGGGGCTAATGAATAAAGAAATTGCCAGTCGGCTCAATACCAGTGTGCGCAACATTGAAAAGTACGTCAGTCGCCTATTTGTGAAAACAGGCACCAGCAGCCGTACCGAACTGGTGCGCTTTGCCCTCGAAAATCATTTGGTTTAG
- a CDS encoding adenosine deaminase produces the protein MALYAELHRHLGGSVVPRILWRYFQRNDEQLAARFPDYPEFEAFYTRPRQSLEEYLELHTLVESVQTPQTLPYFIFRLIRGAYIFENLAYLELRYTPYLRTNPHLNEASRIEQMAEVVKTVGLACQVPEYPIVTSQILCMHTRLPYAVNRAIVDLAAELPQFVCGIDLAGGDSVYGDRLPEFIELYRYARDRGLKTTGHLYETANGCYPQLLPYLQRIGHGIQIPLHYPELLPEVAAAGQCLEVCPTTYFQTGTLESYDQLRLVFSRCFEAGVDVAICTDNAGLHNVRLPFEYENLLTHDILNFKELQACQEAAFRHAFAWPHGQPPALLLSSLLQRPPSPPLGVGA, from the coding sequence ATGGCACTTTACGCAGAACTGCATCGGCATCTCGGTGGCTCCGTTGTGCCCCGCATTTTGTGGCGTTACTTTCAGCGCAACGATGAGCAGCTTGCGGCACGCTTTCCCGACTATCCCGAATTTGAAGCGTTTTATACCCGACCGCGCCAATCCCTTGAGGAGTATTTAGAACTGCACACCCTCGTAGAAAGTGTGCAAACCCCCCAGACGCTCCCCTATTTTATTTTTCGCTTAATTCGCGGTGCCTATATTTTTGAAAATTTGGCCTATCTTGAGTTGCGCTATACACCCTACCTGCGCACCAATCCCCACCTGAATGAGGCCAGCCGCATTGAGCAAATGGCCGAGGTGGTAAAAACCGTGGGGTTGGCCTGTCAAGTTCCCGAGTACCCGATTGTCACGAGCCAAATTCTCTGTATGCATACGCGGCTCCCCTACGCGGTTAACCGTGCCATTGTGGATTTGGCCGCTGAGTTACCCCAATTTGTCTGTGGCATTGATTTGGCGGGGGGAGACTCCGTCTATGGCGATCGCCTGCCGGAGTTCATCGAACTGTATCGCTACGCCCGCGATCGCGGCCTCAAGACAACCGGACACCTGTACGAAACCGCCAACGGCTGCTATCCCCAGTTACTGCCCTACCTTCAGCGCATTGGTCACGGCATTCAAATTCCGCTCCACTATCCGGAGTTGTTACCCGAGGTTGCTGCCGCCGGTCAATGCCTTGAGGTGTGCCCCACCACCTATTTCCAGACGGGTACCCTCGAAAGCTACGACCAGTTACGTTTGGTGTTTAGCCGCTGTTTTGAGGCGGGGGTGGATGTAGCCATCTGTACCGATAATGCTGGCCTGCACAATGTGCGTTTGCCCTTCGAGTACGAAAACCTGCTCACCCACGACATCCTTAACTTTAAGGAACTGCAAGCCTGTCAAGAAGCCGCCTTTCGCCATGCCTTTGCTTGGCCCCATGGCCAGCCGCCAGCGCTGCTTCTGAGTAGCTTACTGCAACGACCACCCTCTCCGCCCTTGGGTGTGGGCGCTTAA
- a CDS encoding DUF3082 domain-containing protein, whose product MTAPTTPLRCLTGACIAGTLGLLLYRLTGAIAYSFASHAVSPHNQLVYSLTVAVRTLVVGLCTLGTGVFSIIGVGLVTLSVQLVWQRWTQPSQD is encoded by the coding sequence ATGACTGCACCAACAACGCCTCTCCGTTGCCTGACGGGTGCCTGCATTGCCGGTACGCTGGGGCTGTTACTGTACCGCTTAACCGGGGCGATCGCCTACAGCTTTGCCAGCCATGCCGTCAGTCCCCATAACCAACTCGTCTATAGCCTGACGGTTGCGGTGCGCACCCTTGTAGTGGGGCTGTGTACCCTCGGCACCGGGGTATTTAGTATTATTGGGGTGGGGTTAGTGACGCTGAGCGTCCAGCTTGTGTGGCAACGTTGGACTCAGCCCTCCCAAGACTAA